From the Bacillus sp. Marseille-P3661 genome, the window AGGTAGTATCACGTTCAGTAAATTTAAAAAATTCTTTCATAAAATATTTCCTCCTTAATCATTGACTAAATCCCTTTGCATAAAAAAACTTGGCTAGGCTGCCAAAGTTTTGTTCTACAACGGATAGGAGGACGGAGGATACACGTTATCTCTAATCCTCGTAGACAAGCTATTTTTGGTAGCTGGTAGAAACGCTCAAGCCATATTCTTGAACTTATACAAGGTGTTTTATTATTCGAATATATCAAAAGAATCTTACCAACAACACGTTAGGGCGTCAATAACTTCTTAAGTTGTTTATATTTTAAATATATTTTGATTTAATAGATTAATAAAAGGTTTATAAAATAAGTGTTCATACTAAAATATCCGGCACCAACTATTGGTACCGGATTTGTTTTATGAATATAAAGTTAATTATTTGACGACACCATGCTCTAAGATTGTAAAATCTACATTAATCGTAACCTTGACGTTAGGATAGAGGTCTTCCCACTTGCTTTTATCCCAATTTCTATCGTAGTTTCTAAATTGTTCGCCAATTCCAACTGGGTCTATGCCTTTTGCTTGGAAATCTTTTATCATATTACTTGTTTTCGTTTTAACTTCTTTTTCTATTTGTTTTTCAATTTCTTTTATTAATGAAGGACTAGTCTCTGGACCATCAAATTCCCTTAGTGTACCTTTCATCTTTATATTAATTGTAATACTCGGATTAGGTGTTAGAGTGTTGTTTGTTATCTTAAACTTTCGGTGAGATTTAATACTTGTGATAAATGCGCGATCATTATTATCTAATTGTACCAACAAGGCCCCATTTTTAAAGTTATTATACATGCTTCTGAAATAGATAAAGTCGCTTTTTTCAATACTATCAACCATTTTATCTTTATTAAATAATGCTATACCGCTAATATTCACTTTTTCTTTTTCCTCGTTTAATAAAGGTAATATAGGATCAGCTCCTTCAGCAAAATATTGAAATGAAAAGGTGTGCAAATTTGTAAATGGTAAATTATCATATTCAATATTTTGTTCAAGTAAATCAGAAAAGTATACTCCGGTTGGTTGATCTTTGAACTGTTTATGAAGAACTTTTTCTGTCGAACCATCAAAAATGGCTAAATATACACGAGAACCGATATTAGGATCTCGAAGTAGATTATCAACATATGGTAATAAACCTTTTTTTTCGGCTAATTCTTTATTAAAGAGTGCGACTTCAAGTTTCCCGCTTATTAAGGGGTTTTGTGATTTTGCTTCTAGCTTGTCTCGATTTTCATATACCAAAGATGATGTATCAGAATAAGCCATATTTTCAATTGTGTTGTCTGCTTTATATTGCGGTGCAACAGCTGTACCCGTAAATAAATGTTCATTTACATAATCGTAGCCGACAATCATCACTATATATATATCATCAACAATACGTTCATTTGTAAATAAGCCTGACACAATACTGCAGCTTAATAAAAGAATAACAATGATTGCTTTTTTCATACTCCTTTCCTCACTTTACCAATAATAGTTTGAAGCACGAGGAGAAGTGGAATGTAACCAAATACAAAATATTTCCCGAAATTCGCAACAGCATTGCTTAATTGATTAATTTGTTCACGTGTATCGAAAAAATTACAACCTATAAACAGAAAAATTAATAAGATGACTAGGAGATATTTTTGTTTAAAGCCAGATACTCTTTTGGCAATGCGACTTGCTGTCCACATCATCAAAGCTATATTCGGTAGAATTACGATTAACCATGACGAAATGCCGATATATTCAAATCTCTCGACAAAAGGTAGTTCAACAATCTTCCACAAACCTAATGTAGGCCAATTTACTTCTTTAAGTTGAAGCTTGCTGTAATAAGTTATCGAAATAATTTCAATAAAAACATACACTGTTGTCGTAATAAACGTACCCAAGTGGGCCCATTTTTGTGATTTTTGACCCTCTTCGATAAATGGATAAAAAATAAGTAAAGTTGAAAAACCCAAGTAACTTAACGTCATATTCAAAGAGGCTTTAAATAATGGCATAATATCTGTTTCTAGTATGGGCAATAAATTTTCCCAGCGAGCAAATTCAATTGGGTATAAAAAGGTAAACATTAAATAACTCGGCAGGACCAGACTAAAAAAACAAATACCAGTAACTGTGCGAAATCCACCCATAACTATATAATAGGTTAGCAGCATAAATACTAATGCGAAACTCCATGTTTCCATGTCATTAAACACCCATACTTGAACGATTTCAATATAGCTTCTTAACACTACTATAGAAGTAAATAAAAAATAGAACAGCGTTAAAACGTCCATAGTATGTCCTAACCATTTTCCAAATACATATTTGTGGATATCAATTAAATCACGTTGGCCCTTATTTAGGAGGGTATAAATAACCCATATTACCATATGGACCATCAGACCTGCTAGAATTACTGCAATCCAACCATCGTTACCAGCATCAAATATAAAGGGTTGAAACCCTAAAACACCAACACCAATTTGTACGGATGATATTAAATATAATACTAAGAAAGAGGGAATCTTAAATCTTTTATCGATTGGTTGTAACATTTTAAATTCACCCTTATGTTGGTCTAATTATTGGTAAGACTACGAGTTTCGAACAGGGATCTGCTAATTTCACTTCAATAGCAGACGATCATTTTCATTAATGATTGTGTATCAACCTACAACGTTACTCATCTATATCTTTTTTATTTATAGCTTTTTTTTCACTAAAGCGTGGCTGATCATTTACTTGCAGTTCAAATGGCCTTTTAGATTGCTGTGAAAAGGGCAAACGAATAAAAGCATCTTTTAGATCCGCAAGTCTTGGCGGATAAAGTGGTTCCAAAAAAGGTCTACCAAGCGATGTTAATCGGATTAAATGAGTTAATAGAAATGCAAAACATAATACAATGCCTACTAAACCCCAAACATGAGCAAATAATAAGAAAGGAAATCTCAATAAACGGATCGTATTGCCCATTTGATAAACTGGTGTTGTAAACGAAGCTAACGCAGAAAGCGCAACAATGATTAATAAGACATTACTGGTTAATCCAGCTTCAACGGAGGCAGTCCCAATTACGATACCACCTACGATACCGATTGTCTGACCTACTTTTGTAGGGAGACGTGCTCCAGCTTCTCTTAACAATTCAATTGTTAATTCTAGAAAAACAGCTTCCAAGAAAGGTGGAAGCGGAACCTGGGCACGAGAGGTAACAAGGGTATTCATTAAGTCTTTCGGTATTAATTCAAAATGATAGGTGAGTACTGCTACATATATGGGTGTAATTAATAATGAAAACGAAACTGAAAATACACGAATCAACCGAAAAACGGACGCTACATGTGGATTTAAAAAATAATCCTCAAACGCCGAGAAAAATTCTGTTAGTGTTGTGGGTCCGATTAATACATGTGGAGATCCATCAACAATAATAATAACTTTGCCTTCACTCAATACAGAGGCAGCACGGTCAGGTCTTTCGGTATCTAGCAGTAATGGAAATGGTGAATTGTGATTATCTGAAATTAATTGAGTAATATATGAGCTGTCAATAATTTGATCAAATTGTAAATCCTTAATACGTTGAACGATTGTATTCACATTTTCATTATTAGCAATCCCTTCGATATGAAGAATAGAAATGGCTGTATTCGATATATCGCCAACCTTTACACTTGTAATCTGTAAGTTTGGGCTCGGGATCCGCTTACGAATAAGATTAATATTTGCATCGATAGATTCAACAAATGACTCTTTAGGACCAACAACACTGAATTCAACCTCAGGTATAGAAATTTGCCGTGCTTGCTTTAATTCTGCTTGAACTAGCAAATATCTAGTTGGCGCTTGATGATTTAAATAAATCATAATGTATCCAGTTAGAACTTTTGATCTAAATTCTTTTTCGTCAGTCGTAATAATTTTATTTGCAATTGGGATTTCTGTAGATAGTGTTTCAAGACTTTTTAAAGAGTTTTCATTTATGTACGGCAGTATATCACGATGCAATTTTTCAACATCTATGATGGATTTAAAATAAGAAACAAAAAACGTTGTATGTCCAATTTTATTTTCATAGGTAATAAAATCACTGGATTTATTAAATTGCTGAATTAATTGTGAGATACTATCATTTGTATCTTTTTTCTTAAAAAACATAAGCTATCCCCTTTTTAGAGACCATCATTATTACCATTAGCTTGTATCATTAATGAAAATAGTATACTGAAAATTTTGCCTTAAACTAGATTGCCCAAAAAAGGTTAATCATTTGTTTCAATTAAATGGATGAATTCTTTGGCAGCAGCTGATAGAAAGCCGTTGGATCTCCAAATAAGGGCTGGCTCTGATATCCACGGATTTTCCTTAATTTTATAGATTTTATATTGTCCTGAAGGCTTTTGCCATAGAAATGAAGCGATGGACGAAGGAATGACAGTGGCGCCGAAACCAGTTGAAACTAAATTCAGTAGCATGGCTGAATCATGGCATACACAAAGTATGTTTGGCTCTATATTTCTTCTTAAGAACTCATTTATTATTTGATCATAAAGACCACCACCAAAGGAGGGGCGCAGCAGTATTAATGGGAGTGTCGCGATGACTGACACATCGATTAAGTCCTCTTCAAAATGAAAGTTAGTTGGAACAACTAACACGCATGGATCTTCACTTAGTTTTTGGATTTCTATATTAGTTTTCGAAAAAGGGCCGGCAGATATAGCGATATCAATTTTGCGGTTTTCTAGCAATTCTGCTAACCGAGTAGAATTACCTTCCCATATATTAAAACGAAGGTCAGGATATTGCTTTCGAAAATTAGTTAATGCTGTTACCATTAGTGGTGCACAATATACAGTAGAACCAATAGCTAATGTACCGCTAATCTGGTCTCCAAATTGCTTTACCTCTTTAATACCTTCTTCTAAACTAAATAAAATTTGTTTAGCTTTCTCCAGAAACAATTCACCTTGCAAGGTTAATGTTACTTTCTTTTTCTTATTTCTTTCAAAAAGCATAATTCCGAGCTCTTCTTCCATTAATTTTAATTGGCGACTAAGTGGTGGTTGTGCCATATGAAGTTTATCCGCAGCTTTGGTAATGGTTCCTTCTTCAGCAATTGCAATAAAATAGCGTAATTGTCTAATATCCATATTGTGCCT encodes:
- a CDS encoding Ger(x)C family spore germination protein, coding for MKKAIIVILLLSCSIVSGLFTNERIVDDIYIVMIVGYDYVNEHLFTGTAVAPQYKADNTIENMAYSDTSSLVYENRDKLEAKSQNPLISGKLEVALFNKELAEKKGLLPYVDNLLRDPNIGSRVYLAIFDGSTEKVLHKQFKDQPTGVYFSDLLEQNIEYDNLPFTNLHTFSFQYFAEGADPILPLLNEEKEKVNISGIALFNKDKMVDSIEKSDFIYFRSMYNNFKNGALLVQLDNNDRAFITSIKSHRKFKITNNTLTPNPSITINIKMKGTLREFDGPETSPSLIKEIEKQIEKEVKTKTSNMIKDFQAKGIDPVGIGEQFRNYDRNWDKSKWEDLYPNVKVTINVDFTILEHGVVK
- a CDS encoding GerAB/ArcD/ProY family transporter; translation: MLQPIDKRFKIPSFLVLYLISSVQIGVGVLGFQPFIFDAGNDGWIAVILAGLMVHMVIWVIYTLLNKGQRDLIDIHKYVFGKWLGHTMDVLTLFYFLFTSIVVLRSYIEIVQVWVFNDMETWSFALVFMLLTYYIVMGGFRTVTGICFFSLVLPSYLMFTFLYPIEFARWENLLPILETDIMPLFKASLNMTLSYLGFSTLLIFYPFIEEGQKSQKWAHLGTFITTTVYVFIEIISITYYSKLQLKEVNWPTLGLWKIVELPFVERFEYIGISSWLIVILPNIALMMWTASRIAKRVSGFKQKYLLVILLIFLFIGCNFFDTREQINQLSNAVANFGKYFVFGYIPLLLVLQTIIGKVRKGV
- a CDS encoding spore germination protein, whose amino-acid sequence is MFFKKKDTNDSISQLIQQFNKSSDFITYENKIGHTTFFVSYFKSIIDVEKLHRDILPYINENSLKSLETLSTEIPIANKIITTDEKEFRSKVLTGYIMIYLNHQAPTRYLLVQAELKQARQISIPEVEFSVVGPKESFVESIDANINLIRKRIPSPNLQITSVKVGDISNTAISILHIEGIANNENVNTIVQRIKDLQFDQIIDSSYITQLISDNHNSPFPLLLDTERPDRAASVLSEGKVIIIVDGSPHVLIGPTTLTEFFSAFEDYFLNPHVASVFRLIRVFSVSFSLLITPIYVAVLTYHFELIPKDLMNTLVTSRAQVPLPPFLEAVFLELTIELLREAGARLPTKVGQTIGIVGGIVIGTASVEAGLTSNVLLIIVALSALASFTTPVYQMGNTIRLLRFPFLLFAHVWGLVGIVLCFAFLLTHLIRLTSLGRPFLEPLYPPRLADLKDAFIRLPFSQQSKRPFELQVNDQPRFSEKKAINKKDIDE
- a CDS encoding LysR family transcriptional regulator; translated protein: MDIRQLRYFIAIAEEGTITKAADKLHMAQPPLSRQLKLMEEELGIMLFERNKKKKVTLTLQGELFLEKAKQILFSLEEGIKEVKQFGDQISGTLAIGSTVYCAPLMVTALTNFRKQYPDLRFNIWEGNSTRLAELLENRKIDIAISAGPFSKTNIEIQKLSEDPCVLVVPTNFHFEEDLIDVSVIATLPLILLRPSFGGGLYDQIINEFLRRNIEPNILCVCHDSAMLLNLVSTGFGATVIPSSIASFLWQKPSGQYKIYKIKENPWISEPALIWRSNGFLSAAAKEFIHLIETND